CGGAGGATCTTTTCTGGCTCACAAATAACCTGAGTATCCTGCTGCGCCGGCACCAAACGATGGAGGAACTCTTTGTGCGATACCTACCGATCTCCGCCACCCATGTCGGACCGGCCATACAGGGGTTCAGCGAATCGGTTCTGTCCGCGCATCCGGATACCCCGCCACGCCTTGCAAAACACCTTGCGCGTCCTGCAACGGGAAGCGCCTGTAAGCGGCTGAACATGTACTTGCGGTGGATGGTGCGCCCGGGGCCGGTGGACATGAACCTGTGGAACCACATCGCGCCGGATCAACTCATGCTCCCGCTGGATGTGCATTCGGGGCGGGAAGCCCGCCGTCTAAGTATGCTCACGCGCAAGAGCAACGACTGGAAAGCCTGTATCGAGTTGACGGAAAACTGCCGGCATCTGTGCGCAGAGGATCCTGCGCGCTACGATTTCGCCTTTTTCGGCATAGGCGCTTACGGTGCGCCCGACTTGGGCGAGCCGATTGACTGGTGAAATTGCCGCTTATTTGACCAGAACCATTGTGCGTGTAATCGTCTTGTCGCCAGCCACAAGGCAATATATGTAGGCGCCGTTCGGCAGATGGTTCGCGTCGAAGCGCACCGTGTGCCGGCCAGCGGTCTGCGGACCGTCAATGAGCACATCCACTTCGCGACCGAGCATGTCGTACACGACAAGGCTCACATCACCTGTCTGCGGCAGCGCATAGTCGATGGTCGTCTGCGGATTGAACGGGTTCGGATAGTTGCCAAGGAGTGCTGCCTCGGTAGGCAGTTCTTCGTTTTCTGTGTTCACGGGCGCGGGGTTCCCTGCCATTAATGACTGACTCTCTGACCGGGGCAGACGGACAGTAGTTCTTGCAGAAACTCCTCCTCCACTCGGGTTCTCCGCCCGCACCTCGAATATGTACACCAACCCGTTCGTAAGGCCTGTGACCGTATAACTGCGGGCGCTTGCTCCACCGGGGATATCGTTCCAGGTTGCAGGAGCGTCGAAGCCAAAGGTTTGGTCACTTTCCTTGTACCGGTACGCGTATCCGGTGATATCCCCCGTGTCATAAAACGGAGGGTCCCATGTCAGTGTCACCTGTTCGTTACCGGGAGTATCCCTCAAGTACATCGGCGCTTCCGGGGTCAACTCGAGCGGTGTGGACGGTGTAGACAGTGTGGGCGGCAGCGGCGGCGGACTTTCGTCATCGATGATCGTCAGGTCTACGGTGAAAGGCTTCGCCGCGACCTCATTAATCGGATAATTTTCCCGCAGTACCCTTATCCGCACGGTCTTGTGCCCTTCCTTTACCGCGTTGTCCGTTGCCGTGATCGTCAATGTCTCGGTGCTCGTCGTTGCGTTCTGGGCAAGATTCAGGGTGGTTCCGCTTATCGTCAGGGAAGTGTCCACCGCCGGAGCTACCGGTTCCAGAGTGAGCGTCAGGCTCTTCGCCTCCGTTATGGCAGAGGGTATGGTCGCCGTCAGGGTGGCCGTGCCGCCATTCTCATTAATCGATACCGGATTCAGCGCCAGCGTGATTCTT
The sequence above is drawn from the Bacteroidetes bacterium SB0662_bin_6 genome and encodes:
- a CDS encoding TIGR02757 family protein, which produces MIPGTTHHYLERLVSHFERPAFIDKDPISIPHGFDDPRDREVIGLYAALLAWGRRETVLAKMNDLCERMHFRPYAFVRGFDGARDADRLYGFRHRTFQPEDLFWLTNNLSILLRRHQTMEELFVRYLPISATHVGPAIQGFSESVLSAHPDTPPRLAKHLARPATGSACKRLNMYLRWMVRPGPVDMNLWNHIAPDQLMLPLDVHSGREARRLSMLTRKSNDWKACIELTENCRHLCAEDPARYDFAFFGIGAYGAPDLGEPIDW
- a CDS encoding T9SS type A sorting domain-containing protein; protein product: MLTVLATSPAMRAHATEVEHRHDGNDERLASTLAVAVPGAPTNFTATASGTNTINLSWTAPTNNGGKAITGYRIEAFSMYESNLGTVSSDSEEGGDWRTLVKDTGDTNLSYSHTGLSPNTVVKYRVRAINDDGVSEPSNEDEARTGLLGGGTAPTITSVTVNDTEMEITFDQNLDANSMPGEVFFPVKVSGNGGDYRVQDVAIQGAKVTLTLAENNGINHGQTLHVRYYQPTYIEEDVFLPTSGGLKSPAGNPVEKTMWKSVTNNTPPRITLALNPVSINENGGTATLTATIPSAITEAKSLTLTLEPVAPAVDTSLTISGTTLNLAQNATTSTETLTITATDNAVKEGHKTVRIRVLRENYPINEVAAKPFTVDLTIIDDESPPPLPPTLSTPSTPLELTPEAPMYLRDTPGNEQVTLTWDPPFYDTGDITGYAYRYKESDQTFGFDAPATWNDIPGGASARSYTVTGLTNGLVYIFEVRAENPSGGGVSARTTVRLPRSESQSLMAGNPAPVNTENEELPTEAALLGNYPNPFNPQTTIDYALPQTGDVSLVVYDMLGREVDVLIDGPQTAGRHTVRFDANHLPNGAYIYCLVAGDKTITRTMVLVK